Proteins co-encoded in one Gouania willdenowi chromosome 1, fGouWil2.1, whole genome shotgun sequence genomic window:
- the LOC114477692 gene encoding uncharacterized protein DDB_G0271670-like, with protein sequence SKSGSNSSSSSNSSSSSNSASSSSNSGSNSSSSSSNSASSSSNSGSNSSSSSSNSSNSSNSSSSGSNSGSNSSSSSLVVHVSSSSSSSSYSSSSSSSRPSTSSSSSSSSSSSSSSSYCSSSKSGSNSGSSSNSNSNSNSSSSSSNSNSVSNSNSSSSSNSSNSNSSSSSNSNSSNSNSSSNSHSSNSNSNSSSSSSSNSNSSNSNSNSSSSSSS encoded by the exons agtaaaagtggtagtaatagtagtagtagtagtaatagtagtagtagtagtaatagtgctagtagtagtagtaatagtggtagtaatagtagtagtagtagtagtaatagtgctagtagtagtagtaatagtggtagtaatagtagtagtagtagtagtaatagtagtaatagtagtaatagtagtagtagtggtagtaatagtggaagtaatagtagtagtagtagtc TCGTCGTACACGTGTCGTCCTCGTCGTCGTCGTCCTCGTactcgtcgtcgtcgtcgtcgtctcGTCCTAGTACGTCGTCCTCGTCGTCGTCCTCGTcctcgtcgtcgtcgtcgtcatcgtactgtagtagtagtaaaagtggtagtaatagtggtagtagtagtaatagtaatagtaatagtaatagtagtagtagtagtagtaatagtaatagtgttagtaatagtaatagtagtagtagtagtaatagtagtaatagtaatagtagtagtagtagtaatagtaatagtagtaatagtaatagtagtagtaatagtcatagtagtaatagtaatagtaatagtagtagtagtagtagtagtaatagtaatagtagtaatagtaatagtaatagtagtagtagtagtagtagt
- the scoca gene encoding short coiled-coil protein A isoform X1: MEAERDQYERDQYERDQHERDQHERDQYDDLFTNICLDDTGDGGPAALYTKQEPELFIMNCDIDGDLENQVEVEEKTRLINQVLELQHTLEDLSARVDAVKEENLKLKSENQVLGQYIENLMSASSVFQTTDTKSKRK; this comes from the exons ATGGAGGCCGAGAGGGACCAGTATGAGAGGGACCAGTATGAGAGGGACCAGCATGAGAGGGACCAGCATGAGAGGGACCAGTATGACGACCTGTTTACCAACATCTGTCTGGACGACACAG GGGACGGTGGACCTGCAGCCCTGTATACCAAACAGGAGCCCGAGCTCTTCATCATGAACTGTGACATAGATG GAGACTTGGAGAaccaggtggaggtggaggagaaGACGAGGTTAATAAACCAGGTGCTGGAGCTGCAGCACACACTGGAAG ATTTGTCGGCGCGCGTGGACGCGGTCAAAGAAGAAAACCTGAAGCTGAAGTCGGAGAACCAGGTCCTAGGTCAGTACATCGAGAACCTGATGTCGGCCTCCAGCGTGTTCCAGACCACCGACACCAAGAGCAAGAGGAAGTAA
- the scoca gene encoding short coiled-coil protein A isoform X2 produces the protein MNCDIDGDLENQVEVEEKTRLINQVLELQHTLEDLSARVDAVKEENLKLKSENQVLGQYIENLMSASSVFQTTDTKSKRK, from the exons ATGAACTGTGACATAGATG GAGACTTGGAGAaccaggtggaggtggaggagaaGACGAGGTTAATAAACCAGGTGCTGGAGCTGCAGCACACACTGGAAG ATTTGTCGGCGCGCGTGGACGCGGTCAAAGAAGAAAACCTGAAGCTGAAGTCGGAGAACCAGGTCCTAGGTCAGTACATCGAGAACCTGATGTCGGCCTCCAGCGTGTTCCAGACCACCGACACCAAGAGCAAGAGGAAGTAA
- the clgn gene encoding calmegin has product MKLDRGWMWRLLLLASLAMAVVMAEVSDEQFSEADVSDVDDEDVGLDEEELKVLLSEDEMEEMDLDKEETETQPESDVSFQVTYKTPVPTGDVYFAETFDDGSLNRWQISKTVKEDIDDDIAKYDGRWNVEQLKENKVPGDLGLVLKSRAKHHAIAALLDRPFVFQDEPLIVQYEVNFQDGIDCGGAYVKLLSAVEDLDLEQFHDRTQYSIMFGPDKCGEDYKLHFIFCHKNPLNKDVEEKHAKRADVDLKKFYTDRKTHLYTLVLNPDNSYELLIDQSTVSRGSLLQDVVPPVNPPREIDDPHDSKPEDWDEKAKVPDPEAVKPDDWDEEAPAKIEDPTALKPEGWLDDEAEFISDPTAEKPLDWDEEMDGEWEAPQIPNPACATAPGCGEWKRPMINNPQYKGKWKAPLVDNPNYQGVWKPRKIQNPDFFEDLQPFRMTPFSALGLELWSMTSDIYFDNFLITSHREVADRWASDSWGLKKLVASANEPGIVAQLMIAAEERPWLWVIYVLTVGLPVGLVVLFCWPKKTEEEYKYKKVEVPQDDEEEEEEEEEEEEDTADKEEDKEEAAADPAGAAEEEEENEEEEDGAADEQEKEEEEDGAGDKKGEEDDDEEEVEDLEGEEEKKSEEKREDEEEEGDAAEENQKQSVRKRRVRKD; this is encoded by the exons ATGAAGTTGGACCGTGGTTGGATGTGGCGTCTGCTGCTCCTGGCGTCCCTAGCGATGGCTGTGGTGATGGCGGAGGTTTCTGACGAGCAGTTTTCTGAGGCCGACGTGTCAGACGTGGACGATGAGGACGTGGGTTTGGATGAGGAGGAGCTGAAGGTTCTGCTGTCTGAGGACGAGATGGAGGAGATGGATCTGGATAAAGAAGAGACGGAGACTCAGCCTGAATCAGACGTCTCCTTTCAG GTGACCTACAAGACCCCCGTTCCCACTGGAGACGTTTACTTTGCTGAGACGTTTGACGACGGATCTTTGAACAG atggCAGATATCTAAAACGGTAAAGGAAGACATCGATGATGACATTGCCAAATATGACG gGCGGTGGAACGTGGAGCAGCTGAAGGAGAACAAGGTTCCTGGAGATTTGGGTTTGGTGCTTAAATCCAGAGCCAAACATCACGCCATTGCCGCCCTGCTGGACAGACCCTTCGTCTTCCAGGATGAGCCGCTCATCGTCCa GTATGAGGTGAACTTCCAGGATGGCATCGACTGTGGCGGTGCGTACGTGAAGCTGCTCTCAGCCGTGGAGGATCTGGACCTG GAGCAGTTCCACGACCGCACCCAGTACTCCATCATGTTCGGACCGGACAAATGTGGCGAGGACTACAAGCTGCACTTCATCTTCTGCCACAAGAACCCGCTGAACAAGGACGTGGAGGAGAAACACGCCAAGAGGGCCGACGTGGACCTGAAGAAGTTCTACACAGACAGGAAGACGCACCTCTACAcgcttg TGCTGAACCCAGACAACAGCTATGAGCTGCTGATCGACCAGTCCACCGTGAGCCGAGGCAGCCTCCTGCAGGACGTGGTCCCCCCAGTGAACCCCCCACGAGAGATCGACGACCCCCACGACTCTAAACCCGAAGACTGGGACGAGAAGGCCAAGGTCCCCGACCCAGAGGCTGTAAAACCTGACGACTG ggATGAAGAAGCTCCTGCAAAGATTGAAGACCCCACAGCGTTGAAACCTGAGGGTTGGTTGGATGATGAAGCTGAGTTTATATCTGACCCCACGGCAGAGAAACCGTTAGATTG GGATGAGGAGATGGACGGAGAATGGGAAGCTCCACAGATTCCCAACCCGGCCTGTGCGACGGCTCCCGGCTGTGGGGAGTGGAAACGTCCAATGATCAACAACCCTCAGTATAAAGGGAAGTGGAAAGCTCCACTGGTGGACAACCCCAACTATCAG GGAGTGTGGAAACCTCGTAAGATCCAGAACCCGGACTTTTTTGAGGACCTGCAGCCCTTCAGGATGACTCCGTTCAGCGCCCTGGGGCTGGAGCTCTGGTCCATGACCTCTGACATCTACTTCGACAACTTCCTCATCACGTCTCACAGGGAGGTGGCCGACCGCTGGGCCTCAGACAGCTGGGGCCTCAAGAAGCTGGTGGCCAGCGCCAACGAG CCAGGGATTGTGGCTCAGCTGATGATAGCGGCTGAGGAGCGTCCGTGGCTGTGGGTGATCTACGTCCTCACTGTGGGACTTCCTGTTGGTCTAGTTGTTCTCTTCTGTTGGCCTAAG AAAACCGAGGAGGAGTACAAATACAAGAAGGTGGAAGTGCCTCAGGacgatgaagaggaggaagaagaggaggaggaggaggaagaggacacTGCAGACAAGGAAGAAGATAAAGAGGAAGCTGCAGCAGATCCAGCAGGAG ctgcagaggaagaggaggagaatgaggaagaggaagatggaGCAGCAGACGAAcaggagaaggaggaagaggaagatggaGCAGGAGACAAGAAGGGggaagaggatgatgatgaagaagaggTGGAGGACTtggagggagaggaggagaagaaatctGAAGAGAAACGGGAGGATGAA GAGGAAGAAGGCGACGCTGCTGAGGAAAACCAGAAACAAtcagtgaggaagaggagggtaCGGAAAGACTGA